AACTGAAGATGGCTAGCTTTATAAAAGACAGAGTAGATACCACTCAGTGCTGCTGTTTTCCCAAATGTGGATTCATTTAAATAGAAACATCAGGAATTATACAGAGAAGGTCCATTATACAGTTGTTAAAATGAAGTTGATGAGATATTGATGAGGTGATCTGTCTCCCTGTTTTGTTCAGTGTCCAGAAGCCCAGAGCAGAGTCCCCAACAACCAGCCTGCTATCAATGAAGAGTGATCAGCCACCTGCTTTCAGCCAGGAACCATTACCAGATGACAATAAGGAAGTGGAGAGTTTGGACAGTGAGGATCCATTAAATATCACACACAACCTTCTGGACAGAAGAAGTAAGACTGTATTTCATACAATATTACAAAGAACGGTACAAAGGCCcttattaaacacacacacacacacacacaaacttatgAGTCCCAACTCTCATTGTTTTCATACAGGTCAAACTCTGCTGACAGTCCAACAAGACATTAAAGCTAAACTGAAACACAAGTATCAACACATATCTGAAGGAATTGGACACCATGGAAACCAAAGTCTGTTAAAGGACATCTACACAGAGCtttacatcacagagggtggaagtggagggctcaataatgaacatgaggttagACAGATAGAGATGGCATCCAAGAAACAAACCACACAAGAGACACCAATCAAATGCAATGACATCTTCAAACCTTTACCTGGACAAGACAAacctatcagaactgtgctgaccaAAGgaatcgctggcattggaaaaacagtctctgtgcagaaggtcATCCTTGACTGGGCAgagggaaaagcaaatcaggacgTTCATTTCATGTTTCCTCTTCCTTTCCGTGATCTGAACCTGAAAAAGGACCAATACAGTCTGATGCAACTTCTTTCCCACTACTTCCCAGAACTGAAAGAGATTGACAGCATTGAAGATGGTGAAACCAAAACTGTTTTCatttttgatggtctggatgagtgtcgACTTCCTCTAGACTTCAAAAACAATGAGAAGTGCTGTGATGTCACGAAGCCAACCTCAGTGGACGTGCTGCTGACAAACCTCCTCGAGgggaatctgcttccctctgctctcgtcTGGATAACCTCACGGcctgcagcagccaatcagatccctcctgagtgtgttgaccaggtgacagaggtacgagggttcaatgatccACAGAaagaggagtacttcaggaagaaaATCACAGATCAGAATCTGGCCAATGAAATCATCAAACACatgaagacatcaaggagcctccacatcatgtgccacatgccGTTCTTCTGTTGGATATCAGCCACTGTCCTTGAGATGATGCTGAAAGAGGCAGAGAAGGATGAAATCCCCAAAACTCTGACCAAGATGTACTCACACTTCATGCTCATCCAAACCATTGTGAAGAACAGGAAGTACAACAAAGCCACAGAGAAAAACCCAAAGGAACTGTCTCAGTCAGACAAAGAGATGATCCTGAAACTGGCAAAGCTGGCTTTCCAACAGCTGCAGAAGGGCAACCTGATCTTCTATGAGGAGGACCTGAGAGAGTGTGGCCTTGATGTCACAGAGGCATCAGAGTACTCAGCATTGTGTACAGAGATCTTTAAAGAACAATCTGGGCTGTACCAAGAGAAGGTCTACAGCTTtgtgcatctgagcattcaggagtttctagcAGCAGTGCATGCTTTAGAATCATGTCTGGacaagaaggaaaatgttttcttCCCCACTAGTGATGAAGAGAAGGAGTCAATCCAGTTGTCTGACTTACACAGGAGAGCAGTGGACCAGACCTTGAAGAGTGAGAATGGAcacctggacctgttcctccgcttccttctgggtctctcactggagtccaatcagaatctGTTACGAGGCCTTCTGACACAGACAGGAAGTACAACACAGACCAATGAGGAAACAGTTGAGAGAACAGTCAGGTACCTTTCAGACAAGATCAAGGAGGAATCCTCACCAGAAAGGATCATCAacttgttccactgtctgaatgaacttggTGCCAACTCTCTAGTTGAAGACATGCAGACCTCCCTGCGATCAGGAACTCTTTCAGAAACAGAGCTAAAACCTGACCAATGTTCAGCCCTGGCCTACCTGTTACTGATGTCAGAGGAGGTACTGGAGGAGTTTGACCTGAAGACATACAACACATCAGAGGAAGGTTATCAGAGGTTGCTGCCGGTAGTGAAAACCTGCAAGAGAGCACTGTAAGTTATGTTATTGAGTTGATGTTTACAGTATCATTATAATGAAGGATTTGTATATCTAACAGATTATCTACTCTCTCTAGACTGGATCGCTGTAAACTGACATATGAATCCTGTGAGACTCTGACCTCAGCTCTGCAGACACCAAACTCCCCCCTGAGAGAACTGGACCTCAGCTACAATGACCTGGAAGATAGAGGAGTGAAGGTGCTCTGTGTTGGACTAACCAGTCCACTCTGCAACATACAGACACTAGTGTGAGTTCAATATCTTCAGTATGAGTTATTATGTGGATGTTTTAAACATGTGTTAATCATGTGctcttctgccctctagtctaggtCAGTGTGGTCTGACAGAGGGTTGCTGTTCAGATCTGGCCTCAGTCCTGAGTTCACCCAACTCACAACTGAAACAACTGGAGCTGAGAGACAATGACCTGCAGGACTCAggagttacactgctgtctgctggactggaggatccagactgtaaactacacacactggggtaagtacagctgtttcagtcaggtctgtactgagctgagttacactgctgtctgctggactggaAGATCCAGACTGTagactacacacactggggtaagtacaGCTGTTTCAGTCAGGTCGGTACAAAGCTTAGTAAAAAAAATACTCTGAAAATCTGATGTTTCATCACAatgtttgtgtcatgaacaaatgTATGGGTGTCCTACAAGATGATTGACACCAATATACCAACCTAGACAGCTGTTATGtgtctctctgtaggctgtctggctgtctggtcaCAGAGGTGGGCTGTGCTACTCTGTattcagctctgaggtcaaacccctcccacctgaaagaactggacctgagctacaatcacccagatGACTCTGCAGGAGGACTGCtttcagctgctctggtggatccCACATATAAACTGATGAAGCTGAAGTAAGTCAGAATAGATGTCCTAATAGTGTGAGCAGTGGTTGTGTCATATGTAGTGTAGTAGAGTCAGTAACATGAGGACATGATGGTAGAATTAAGGGGAAGTTTACCCAGCAGGCTTAGCACTCCAACACAGCATACATCATCACCACATGAATACTCTTCTTCTGCATCTCTGATATCCTGTTGgaattgtactctgttctgtatgcagtaggtaggatagaatacctgtatgtctctagtaatgaattgtactccgttctgtatgcagtaggtaggatagaatacctgtatgtctctagtaatgaactTGGATAGTGCACCAGAACACAACAATATGGTTTAAATGTTGACTGCTTCATTAGGTCTTTGTCAGTCAATAACCTGTTTCTCCTACAGTGTGGATCATGGTGGAGAGTGCAGGCTGAAATCAGGGCTGAGGAAATGTAAGTCTCTTCAATCCTAATTAACTACATATTCAGAACTATAGTAACATAGTAACTAATCAATACTGGTTCTGTTCCtacaaaacaacattttatatGAAGATGCGGTTTGATTAAACTCTCCTTTTGTCTACAGATGCCTGTCATCTCACCCTGGACCCAAATACAGTAAACCCACACCTGGTACTGTCTGAGGGGAACAGGAAGGTGACATTGGTGGTGGAGAAGCAGCATTATGaagaccatccagacagatttgACTATCATCCCCAAGTTCTCTGCAGAGAAGGCTTATCTGGATCTCGTtattactgggaggtggagagggatggTACCGAGGCTATCATTGGTGTGGTGTACAGAGGACTGAAGAGGAAGGGAAAGGAGGATGACTGTAGGATTGGAGCCAATAAGAAGTCCTTGAGTTTATTCTGCTATGACAGAGGTTATGAATTGAAAGTCTTTTTCCATGCTAGAGTCTGGAGATTCATCTCTGGTCCTGTTTCTAACAGAgttggagtgtatctggactggccagctggTACTTTGTCCTTCTATAGTGTGTCCTCCTCTGGTACACTGACACACCTTTACACAGAACACACCACATTCACTGaacccctctatcctgggtttggGTTTAGGTTTTACTCCTCCTCAGTGACCCAGTGTCAGATAGATGGCCAAGACATTCAGAGGTGAGTCATAGCAATGTTTTATCATTTGTTTTCCTCTGGAATCATTCCTACAattacattagtagtagtggtgtgttttaatgtgttctgttggacctacagacagttagattagtagtagtggtgtgttttaatgtgttctgttggacctacagacagttagattagtagttgtggtgtgttttaatgtgttctgttggacctacagacagttagattagtagtagtggtgtgttttaatgtgttctgttggacctacagacagttagattagtagtagtggtgtgttttaatgtgttctgttggacctacagacagttagattagtagtggtgtgttttaatgtgttctgttggacctacagacagttagattagtagtagtggtgtgttttaatgtgttctgttggacctacagacagttagattagtagtagtggtgtgttttaatgtgttctgttggacctacagacagttagattagtagttgtggtgtgttttaatgtgttctgttggacctacagacagttagattagtagtagtggtgtgttttaatgtgttctgttggacctacagacagttagattagtagtggtgtgttttaatgtgttctgttggacctacagacagttacattagtagtggtgtgttttaatgtgttctgttgcACCTACAGACAGTTACATTAGTAGTAGtgctgtgttttaatgtgttctgttggacctacagacagttagattagtagttgtggtgtgttttaatgtgttctgttggacctacagacagttagattagtagttgtggtgtgttttaatgtgttctgttggacctacagacagttatattagtagtagtggtgtgttttaatgtgttctgttggacctacagacagttagattagcagtagtggtgtgttttaatgtgttctgttggacctacagacagttagattagtagtagtggtgtgttttaatgtgttctgttggacctacagacagATTAGTTGACATAGTGggtcatgtttcagtatgatatgttggataaaggaataaagacagacaccaatgtcagttcaatagccttgttccTTGTTCCttgcattgtacaaatccctacaccgggagtccggggaacagtccggttagtcgattacctatcaactagactccaTAACAGGTTATGTCACATTTAGGCAATGCACCCTACATAGGGAGCTGTTCTGTCACCCTTTATACACCCTTTGTATTGCTTATGACTGCATGTAtgctatataaagcctttataagttgTATTTAGTTTATTCACAGCCTATCCTTCTGCTTTAccaacaccagagaccatggtggagtgagttggatcaagcctggacctgagaacaccagagaccatggtggagagagttggatcaagcctggacctgagaacaccagagaccatggtggagagagttgtatcaagtctggacctgagaacaccagagaccatggtggagagagttgtatcaagcctggacctgacaacaccagagaccatggtggagagagttgtatcaagcctggacctgaggacaccagagaccatggtggagagagttggatcAAGCCTGGCCCTGAGAACatcagagaccatggtggagagagttggatcaagtctggacctgaggacaccagagaccatggtggagagagttggatcAAGTCTGGACCTGAGAAATGTGAGCGTTCATTATAGTTGAGTCCCAGGCAAGGAACACAATCATGATCTATTTGGTCAAAACAAACTTAAAGGTAGAGTCAGCGATATGAAgtagatgcacaaagtaaacagcatagtgggtcaatttctacAACAACTAAGAGTGTTGGAGCGCAAGGCTAAACTTCTCTGTGACTAACACGCTGTTAGAGAGTGAAGGGAACCCTTCCACATgggcagatactgtgtgtgactgtgtgagagagaagtcAGGCATCTTGCTCATCAcaatatctgtggtgctgctcgTACAACATCATTTAGCTGACTCTACCTTTAAGCTCTCATCCTAGGATCTACCAGAAATCAGGCCCCCAACATCTACAAAACATGGACCAGAACGATGTTGTTTCCTGCTTCCACAAACATTAATTAATATAACACTAATGTCAGATTATGGTATGCTAATGAGTGTCCATTCTGAGACTGTTGATCACTTATATTCATTTTTATTACAAGTCTATTTAAAAATTATTAATTCAATATTCCATGAGATTGTCCATTTTAAATAATACTTTTGACTTCAGGGATTCCTCAGAGCTGTAAGACTTGTGACCATGTTGAGGTAAGTCATAATGTCAATTCTTACTTTTACATACCTGCAAGAGTCAGGCACAGTCTCAAAGctaggtgtgtactgaccaaccattcatactgggatatagacagtcctgtgttctgctttagtaatataaacacagtctcaaagccaggtgtgtactgaccaaccattcatactgggatatagacagtcctgtgttctgctttagtaatataaacacagtctcaaagccaggtgtgtactgaccaaccattcatactgggatatagacagtcctgtgttctgctttagtaatataaacacagtctcaaagccaggtgtgtactgaccaaccattcatactgggatatagacagtcctgtgttctgctttagtaatataaacacagtctcaaagccaggtgtgtactgaccaaccattcatactgggatatagacagtcctgtgttctgctttagtaatataaacacagtctcaaagccagctgtgtactgaccaaccattcatactgggatatagacagtcctgtgttctgctttagtgatataaacacagtctcaaagccaggtgtgtactgaccaaccattcatactgggatatagacagtcctgtgttcttcTTGTAGGCATGCAGGATTTCAGCTGTTGTCATATTTTATCATTCGACAGTTTCATTGATTAAATACATTAGATTAGTTACTTTGGTTAATGGGCCAGTTCCCCAGACACAGATTTAGTCTAGTCCTGGACCTTAAAGATCTTTCTATTGAAAc
This region of Salmo trutta unplaced genomic scaffold, fSalTru1.1, whole genome shotgun sequence genomic DNA includes:
- the LOC115189411 gene encoding protein NLRC3, producing the protein MSLSGEREEETTASKMSLSGEREEETTASKMSLSGEREEETTASKMSLSGEREEETPASKTSLSGEREEGTTASKMTQDTSSKSVQKPRAESPTTSLLSMKSDQPPAFSQEPLPDDNKEVESLDSEDPLNITHNLLDRRSQTLLTVQQDIKAKLKHKYQHISEGIGHHGNQSLLKDIYTELYITEGGSGGLNNEHEVRQIEMASKKQTTQETPIKCNDIFKPLPGQDKPIRTVLTKGIAGIGKTVSVQKVILDWAEGKANQDVHFMFPLPFRDLNLKKDQYSLMQLLSHYFPELKEIDSIEDGETKTVFIFDGLDECRLPLDFKNNEKCCDVTKPTSVDVLLTNLLEGNLLPSALVWITSRPAAANQIPPECVDQVTEVRGFNDPQKEEYFRKKITDQNLANEIIKHMKTSRSLHIMCHMPFFCWISATVLEMMLKEAEKDEIPKTLTKMYSHFMLIQTIVKNRKYNKATEKNPKELSQSDKEMILKLAKLAFQQLQKGNLIFYEEDLRECGLDVTEASEYSALCTEIFKEQSGLYQEKVYSFVHLSIQEFLAAVHALESCLDKKENVFFPTSDEEKESIQLSDLHRRAVDQTLKSENGHLDLFLRFLLGLSLESNQNLLRGLLTQTGSTTQTNEETVERTVRYLSDKIKEESSPERIINLFHCLNELGANSLVEDMQTSLRSGTLSETELKPDQCSALAYLLLMSEEVLEEFDLKTYNTSEEGYQRLLPVVKTCKRALLDRCKLTYESCETLTSALQTPNSPLRELDLSYNDLEDRGVKVLCVGLTSPLCNIQTLVLGQCGLTEGCCSDLASVLSSPNSQLKQLELRDNDLQDSGVTLLSAGLEDPDCKLHTLGLSGCLVTEVGCATLYSALRSNPSHLKELDLSYNHPDDSAGGLLSAALVDPTYKLMKLNVDHGGECRLKSGLRKYACHLTLDPNTVNPHLVLSEGNRKVTLVVEKQHYEDHPDRFDYHPQVLCREGLSGSRYYWEVERDGTEAIIGVVYRGLKRKGKEDDCRIGANKKSLSLFCYDRGFTPPQ